In Myxococcus stipitatus, the following are encoded in one genomic region:
- the abc-f gene encoding ribosomal protection-like ABC-F family protein has protein sequence MTLLRAANVQLSFGSRTVFQGLTFTIEEGERVGLVGVNGSGKSSLMKILAGAARADTGELQLRRQARVTYLPQEPEFAEGATVASELSVAQGPLREAMAAQADLAKRLESTPAAAQEKLLEQLAQVSDRIEQMGGWDTEHHAKTLLDRLGVKDWDRPVAQLSGGLRKRVAIARALLTRPDLLLLDEPTNHLDADTVDWLEEELDKLPGALLLVTHDRYFLDGLVDRIVEINPGEGVTSYPGNYQAYVEQKLVAQENAEIAQHKRERWIAQEVAWLRRGPEARRTKSKARIERAQKLMAEKGFQRPKVADLRVMAAPRLGHTVIESEGLEKSFGERKVLSNVDFRLQRGERVGLVGPNGVGKTTFLRVLLGELPPDGGKLVIGKNTKVAYYDQNRAQLDPELTVYDAASQGEDWVELGDQKVALRDYLDDLLFPVPMQRMKVKALSGGERNRLLLARLFLEGANVLVLDEPTNDLDIVTLNVLERLLLDFGGSTLLVTHDRYFLDKVATSILTFEGEGRVTRYEGNYAMYRRLKEQADAQAAAATPAAKAAPKKEEPPAPPKQARKPGKLSYKDQRELDGMEATIEAAETRKASLEAQLADPAIYSNGGKVAEIQKDLDAAIAEVDRLYVRWQELQDLAAGGAA, from the coding sequence GTGACGCTGCTTCGCGCCGCCAACGTCCAGCTCAGCTTCGGCAGCCGCACCGTCTTCCAGGGCCTCACCTTCACGATTGAAGAGGGCGAGCGCGTGGGCCTGGTGGGCGTCAACGGCTCCGGCAAGTCGTCCCTGATGAAGATTCTCGCGGGCGCCGCGCGCGCGGACACCGGGGAGCTCCAGCTGCGCCGCCAGGCCCGCGTCACGTACCTGCCGCAGGAGCCGGAGTTCGCCGAGGGCGCCACGGTGGCCTCGGAGCTGTCCGTGGCGCAGGGGCCGCTGCGCGAGGCGATGGCCGCCCAGGCGGACCTGGCGAAGCGGCTGGAGTCCACACCCGCGGCCGCCCAGGAGAAGCTCCTGGAGCAGCTGGCCCAAGTCTCTGACCGCATCGAGCAGATGGGCGGCTGGGACACCGAGCACCACGCCAAGACGCTGTTGGACCGGTTGGGCGTGAAGGACTGGGACCGCCCCGTGGCGCAGCTCTCCGGTGGCCTGCGCAAGCGCGTGGCCATCGCCCGGGCCCTGCTCACGCGGCCGGACCTGCTGCTGCTCGACGAGCCCACCAACCACCTGGACGCGGACACCGTGGACTGGCTGGAGGAGGAGCTGGACAAGCTCCCCGGCGCGCTGCTGCTCGTCACCCACGACCGCTACTTCCTGGACGGGCTGGTGGACCGCATCGTCGAAATCAACCCCGGCGAGGGCGTCACGTCCTATCCCGGCAACTACCAGGCCTACGTGGAGCAGAAGCTGGTGGCGCAGGAGAACGCCGAAATCGCGCAGCACAAGCGCGAGCGGTGGATTGCGCAGGAAGTGGCGTGGCTGCGCCGGGGCCCGGAGGCGCGGCGCACCAAGAGCAAGGCGCGCATCGAGCGGGCGCAGAAGCTGATGGCGGAGAAGGGCTTCCAGCGGCCCAAGGTGGCGGACCTGCGGGTGATGGCCGCGCCCCGCCTGGGCCACACCGTCATCGAGTCGGAAGGACTGGAGAAGTCCTTCGGTGAGCGCAAGGTGCTCAGCAACGTGGACTTCCGCCTGCAGCGCGGCGAGCGCGTGGGCCTCGTCGGCCCCAACGGCGTGGGCAAGACGACCTTCCTGCGTGTGCTGTTGGGCGAGCTGCCTCCGGATGGCGGCAAGCTCGTCATCGGGAAGAACACCAAGGTGGCGTACTACGACCAGAACCGGGCGCAGCTGGACCCGGAGCTGACGGTGTACGACGCGGCCTCGCAGGGCGAGGACTGGGTGGAGCTGGGGGACCAGAAGGTGGCCCTGCGCGACTACCTGGATGACCTGCTGTTCCCCGTGCCCATGCAGCGCATGAAGGTGAAGGCCCTGTCCGGTGGCGAGCGCAACCGGCTGCTCCTGGCGCGGCTGTTCCTGGAGGGCGCCAACGTGCTGGTGCTGGACGAGCCCACGAACGACCTGGACATCGTCACCCTCAACGTCCTGGAGCGGCTGCTGTTGGACTTCGGCGGCAGCACGCTGCTCGTCACGCACGACCGGTACTTCCTCGACAAGGTGGCCACCAGCATCCTCACCTTCGAGGGCGAGGGACGCGTCACCCGCTACGAGGGCAACTACGCGATGTACCGCCGCCTCAAGGAGCAAGCGGACGCGCAGGCCGCCGCGGCGACTCCGGCGGCGAAGGCCGCGCCCAAGAAGGAAGAGCCCCCTGCCCCGCCCAAGCAGGCGCGCAAGCCCGGCAAGCTCTCCTACAAGGACCAGCGGGAGCTGGACGGCATGGAGGCCACCATCGAAGCGGCGGAGACGCGCAAGGCCAGCCTGGAGGCCCAGCTCGCCGACCCGGCCATCTACAGCAACGGCGGCAAGGTGGCCGAAATCCAGAAGGACCTGGACGCAGCCATCGCGGAGGTGGACCGCCTCTACGTGCGCTGGCAGGAGCTCCAGGACCTGGCGGCGGGCGGCGCGGCCTGA
- the fusA gene encoding elongation factor G, producing the protein MAANAPIEKIRNIGISAHIDSGKTTLSERILFYTGKIHEIHEVRGKDGVGAVMDSMDLEREKGITIQSAATYAMWGDYNINLIDTPGHVDFTIEVERSLRVLDGAILVLCSVSGVQSQSITVDRQMKRYRVPRIAFVNKMDRAGANYDRVAAQLKEKLSHHPVKLQLPIGAEDRFKGLVDLIQMRAFYFDGENGEKIREEEIPAELLDEAKARRQQMIEGVAEVDDQLGELFLSDAAIPNDAIIAAIRRATISLKMTPVMCGSAYKNKGVQLLLNAVCGYLPNPKEATNEALDQKNNEAKVILESDPEKPFVGLAFKLEDGRYGQLTYMRVYQGRVSKGDFIVNQVNQKKVKVPRIVRMNSNKMDDINDATAGDIVALFGIECASGDTFTDGSVNYTMTSMHVPDAVISLAVEPKDRSALQNFSKALNRFTKEDPTFRVHRDEESGQTIIRGMGELHLEIYIERMKREYQCEVKAGKPQVAYRETISQKGEFFYTHKKQTGGSGQFARVCGYIEPLPSDAVQQYEFVDDIVGGSIPREFIPACDKGFTEAVKKGSLIGFPVVGVRVVINDGAFHAVDSSEMAFKTAAIMGFREGYAAAKPIILEPMMKVEVTAPEDFQGSVVGQLNQRRGTILSTETAEGYVTAVAEVPLNTMFGYSTDLRSATQGKGEFTMEFAKYTPVPRNESEALMAAYKEKQAAEQAARK; encoded by the coding sequence CTCACATCGACTCGGGCAAGACGACGCTCTCCGAGCGCATCCTGTTCTATACGGGCAAGATCCACGAGATCCACGAGGTCCGCGGCAAGGACGGCGTGGGCGCGGTGATGGACTCGATGGACCTGGAGCGTGAGAAGGGCATCACGATCCAGTCGGCCGCGACGTACGCGATGTGGGGCGACTACAACATCAACCTCATCGACACGCCGGGACACGTGGACTTCACCATCGAGGTGGAGCGCTCCCTGCGCGTTCTCGACGGCGCCATCCTGGTGCTCTGCTCGGTGTCTGGCGTGCAGTCCCAGTCCATCACGGTGGACCGGCAGATGAAGCGCTACCGCGTTCCGCGCATCGCGTTCGTCAACAAGATGGACCGCGCTGGCGCGAACTATGACCGCGTGGCCGCGCAGCTGAAGGAGAAGCTGTCGCACCACCCCGTGAAGCTGCAGCTGCCCATCGGCGCCGAGGACCGCTTCAAGGGCCTGGTCGACCTCATCCAGATGCGGGCGTTCTACTTTGACGGTGAGAACGGCGAGAAGATCCGCGAGGAGGAGATCCCCGCCGAGCTGCTGGACGAGGCCAAGGCGCGCCGTCAGCAGATGATCGAGGGCGTGGCCGAGGTCGACGACCAGCTCGGTGAGCTGTTCCTGTCGGACGCCGCCATCCCGAACGACGCCATCATCGCCGCCATCCGCCGGGCCACCATCAGCCTGAAGATGACGCCGGTCATGTGCGGCTCCGCTTACAAGAACAAGGGCGTGCAGCTGCTCCTGAACGCCGTCTGTGGCTACCTCCCGAACCCCAAGGAGGCGACCAACGAGGCGCTGGACCAGAAGAACAACGAGGCGAAGGTCATCCTCGAGTCGGACCCGGAGAAGCCCTTCGTCGGTCTGGCGTTCAAGCTGGAGGACGGTCGCTACGGTCAGCTGACGTACATGCGCGTCTACCAGGGCCGCGTGTCCAAGGGTGACTTCATCGTCAACCAGGTGAACCAGAAGAAGGTCAAGGTTCCGCGCATTGTTCGGATGAACTCGAACAAGATGGACGACATCAACGACGCCACGGCCGGCGACATCGTCGCGCTGTTCGGCATCGAGTGCGCCTCGGGCGACACGTTCACCGACGGCTCGGTGAACTACACGATGACGTCCATGCACGTCCCGGACGCGGTGATTTCGCTCGCCGTGGAGCCCAAGGACCGCTCCGCGCTGCAGAACTTCTCCAAGGCGCTCAACCGCTTCACGAAGGAAGACCCCACCTTCCGCGTGCACCGCGATGAAGAGTCCGGTCAGACCATCATCCGCGGCATGGGTGAGCTGCACCTGGAGATCTACATCGAGCGCATGAAGCGCGAGTACCAGTGCGAGGTCAAGGCGGGTAAGCCCCAGGTGGCCTACCGCGAGACCATCAGCCAGAAGGGCGAGTTCTTCTACACGCACAAGAAGCAGACCGGTGGCTCCGGTCAGTTCGCGCGCGTGTGCGGCTACATCGAGCCGCTGCCCTCGGACGCCGTGCAGCAGTACGAGTTCGTGGATGACATCGTCGGTGGCTCCATCCCCCGCGAGTTCATCCCGGCGTGCGACAAGGGCTTCACCGAGGCCGTCAAGAAGGGCAGCCTCATCGGCTTCCCCGTCGTCGGTGTGCGCGTCGTCATCAACGACGGTGCGTTCCACGCGGTCGACTCGTCCGAAATGGCGTTCAAGACGGCCGCCATCATGGGCTTCCGCGAGGGCTACGCCGCCGCCAAGCCCATCATCCTCGAGCCGATGATGAAGGTGGAGGTGACGGCGCCGGAAGACTTCCAGGGCTCCGTCGTCGGCCAGCTCAACCAGCGCCGCGGCACCATCCTCTCCACGGAGACCGCCGAGGGCTACGTGACGGCGGTGGCCGAGGTTCCGCTGAACACGATGTTCGGCTACTCCACGGACCTTCGCTCCGCGACGCAGGGCAAGGGCGAGTTCACGATGGAGTTCGCCAAGTACACGCCGGTGCCGCGCAACGAGTCCGAGGCCCTGATGGCCGCGTACAAGGAGAAGCAGGCGGCGGAGCAGGCGGCGCGCAAGTAG